In Streptomyces qaidamensis, one DNA window encodes the following:
- a CDS encoding DUF4145 domain-containing protein: protein MPWDERYSFRDCPWCGLTNTRLTTVNADQEVIDKWGERKFWATLGCPACGNAVLVRHGAPDSDDTKVYEVVPTSSHAKTDIGHLPEDVARYYNDALLVLRVGVPDAAAVQLRRTLEAAAAHYEIREKILMKSIEKLISDGHVTQSFGPLLHHIRSIGNVGAHASDERVDQETAERALRFTTQLLRNLFEVPGELDELAKNGTPVVK, encoded by the coding sequence ATGCCTTGGGACGAACGATACTCATTCCGAGACTGCCCGTGGTGCGGTCTCACGAATACCCGGCTGACGACCGTCAACGCCGACCAGGAAGTGATCGACAAATGGGGTGAGCGCAAGTTCTGGGCGACGCTCGGATGCCCAGCATGCGGAAACGCTGTTCTAGTGCGCCATGGCGCCCCCGACAGCGACGACACCAAAGTGTACGAGGTAGTGCCGACCTCCTCTCACGCCAAGACAGACATCGGCCACCTGCCAGAAGACGTGGCGCGCTACTACAACGATGCTCTACTAGTGCTTCGGGTTGGCGTGCCAGACGCCGCTGCCGTCCAACTCAGGCGCACACTGGAAGCCGCAGCAGCTCACTACGAGATCAGGGAAAAGATCCTCATGAAGAGTATCGAAAAACTGATCTCTGACGGCCATGTCACGCAATCGTTTGGGCCCCTCCTGCATCACATCAGGTCCATTGGCAATGTAGGCGCCCATGCGAGCGATGAACGAGTAGATCAAGAAACGGCAGAGCGGGCGCTTCGCTTTACAACCCAACTTCTCCGAAACCTCTTCGAAGTTCCCGGTGAACTTGACGAGCTAGCTAAGAACGGCACTCCAGTCGTGAAGTAA
- a CDS encoding TIR domain-containing protein: MKVFLSWSGERSKKMAEALKAWLPDVLQAIQPWISSQDISKGSRGLRDVAGELAESQFGIVCVTAGNQTSPWVNFEAGALSKQMDESLVVPLLLDIKAAQLTGPLAQFQATESASKEDMHQLMRDINAALGDSAISSDRLGRAFERNWPDLDTQLEGIRAKRGRTSHPIRSSEDMLEELLVLIRHQERRIARLDDDMRVVLQERQAQGGRYIKIPAEDRVVRVEKPPRTPFTGMTLSQLHEIGSRLGIGGIERMRKSQVIEALVDHLQMKGLTPEDVLRE, encoded by the coding sequence ATGAAAGTTTTCCTTAGTTGGTCCGGTGAGCGCTCTAAGAAGATGGCGGAAGCTCTGAAGGCGTGGCTTCCTGATGTACTTCAGGCTATTCAGCCCTGGATTTCTTCTCAAGATATTAGTAAGGGGAGTAGGGGGCTAAGAGATGTTGCTGGCGAGCTTGCTGAATCTCAGTTCGGCATTGTCTGTGTAACTGCAGGAAATCAAACCTCTCCATGGGTGAACTTCGAGGCTGGGGCGCTCTCTAAGCAGATGGATGAGTCTCTAGTAGTACCTCTCCTGCTCGACATCAAGGCCGCACAACTGACTGGTCCTCTGGCTCAGTTCCAAGCCACGGAAAGTGCATCTAAGGAAGACATGCACCAGCTGATGAGAGACATCAACGCAGCACTGGGAGACTCCGCTATCTCGAGCGATCGTCTGGGTAGAGCGTTCGAGCGAAACTGGCCCGACCTTGACACTCAATTGGAGGGAATCCGGGCGAAGAGGGGTAGGACAAGCCACCCTATTCGTTCGAGTGAAGACATGCTCGAAGAGCTTCTGGTCTTGATTCGCCATCAGGAAAGGCGGATTGCTCGCCTGGACGACGATATGCGCGTCGTTCTGCAAGAGAGGCAAGCTCAAGGCGGGAGATATATTAAAATTCCTGCCGAGGATCGAGTTGTCAGGGTCGAAAAGCCGCCTAGGACCCCCTTCACAGGGATGACCCTAAGTCAGTTGCATGAAATTGGATCACGCCTCGGAATTGGCGGCATTGAACGTATGCGTAAGAGTCAGGTGATCGAGGCGCTTGTCGATCACCTGCAGATGAAAGGATTGACCCCAGAGGATGTCCTACGTGAATGA
- a CDS encoding TIR domain-containing protein, translated as MNSPANRYANEQAKQELRRISARYAGSRDTAVRHKCFISYHGANATEVLSFVKRYEHVLIPRVIGVTDDDPRIASDDIDYVMDTIREKYLSDSTVTILMVGNCTWARKFIDWEIYSSLRRDKVNRLNGLMGIELPSAAQAGITLQSRFSDNLPKKSGEDGYARYWKYPRTDQALRDCIHDAFEARRKRDHLIRNTRQRRQRDSPCP; from the coding sequence GTGAATTCACCAGCCAATCGCTATGCAAACGAACAGGCGAAACAAGAGCTTCGCCGAATCTCAGCTCGCTATGCAGGCTCCAGGGACACAGCAGTTCGGCATAAGTGTTTCATTAGCTATCACGGCGCTAACGCCACAGAGGTTCTATCATTCGTCAAGCGATACGAGCATGTACTAATTCCCCGGGTGATCGGCGTCACTGACGACGATCCCAGAATTGCCAGTGATGACATCGACTACGTCATGGACACCATCCGAGAGAAGTATCTTTCGGACTCCACTGTCACCATCCTGATGGTTGGCAACTGCACCTGGGCACGTAAGTTTATCGACTGGGAGATCTACAGTTCGCTGCGACGGGACAAGGTGAATCGCCTGAACGGACTTATGGGAATCGAACTTCCTAGTGCGGCGCAAGCGGGCATAACACTTCAGAGCAGGTTCAGTGATAACCTACCCAAGAAGTCGGGGGAGGATGGATACGCGCGTTATTGGAAATACCCGCGAACTGATCAAGCCTTGCGCGACTGCATTCATGACGCCTTCGAAGCACGGCGAAAGAGAGATCACCTCATTCGAAACACGCGGCAACGTCGCCAGAGAGACTCACCATGCCCGTGA
- a CDS encoding DUF4231 domain-containing protein: protein MAPLEQGLAEVDFPNIYRSADAASLEGQKSYLRYTRLRLYFVIFAATASAVTAGISSAEAQKILIALSLFFFLAASAAEIILLSIRPEESWYHGRAVAESVKTLAWKYSVCAEPFSRSAGATESDRLFLQQLTDIVAESPIFMDYSSTGSQQITSAMKELRESDFSTRKMSYCNGRIEDQKRWYSRSARKNERSALRWRITLVALELLGATGALLILLNVTDLDVGSALAASVAAGGAWIGVKQYDSLASAYSLTATELALVHAEADQVTDDASWSRYVISAEQAISREHTMWLARRARTRIPRRRTP, encoded by the coding sequence GTGGCACCTCTTGAGCAAGGTCTTGCCGAAGTAGATTTCCCGAATATTTACCGTTCTGCGGATGCCGCTTCCCTGGAGGGCCAGAAAAGTTACCTGCGATATACGAGATTGCGTCTCTATTTTGTGATATTTGCAGCCACGGCAAGCGCAGTAACGGCAGGCATTTCAAGCGCTGAAGCCCAAAAAATCCTGATTGCCCTTTCGCTGTTTTTCTTCCTCGCGGCATCCGCCGCCGAGATTATTCTACTCAGCATCCGACCCGAAGAATCGTGGTATCACGGGCGCGCTGTGGCCGAATCCGTAAAAACCCTAGCTTGGAAATATTCAGTCTGCGCGGAGCCATTTTCCCGCTCTGCGGGGGCTACGGAGTCCGACCGCCTTTTCCTTCAGCAGCTAACTGATATCGTCGCCGAATCGCCAATCTTCATGGACTACAGTTCCACCGGATCACAGCAGATCACCTCGGCCATGAAGGAACTGCGTGAATCGGATTTTTCAACACGCAAGATGTCGTATTGCAATGGGAGAATCGAAGACCAAAAGAGGTGGTACTCACGTAGCGCTAGGAAGAACGAGCGTAGCGCGCTAAGATGGCGAATTACCCTAGTCGCTTTGGAGCTTCTGGGAGCCACTGGCGCGCTACTTATTCTCCTAAACGTAACTGATCTTGACGTGGGTAGCGCTTTGGCTGCAAGTGTGGCGGCCGGCGGGGCATGGATTGGGGTAAAGCAATACGACAGTCTCGCGAGTGCTTACTCTTTGACGGCCACAGAGTTGGCACTCGTCCATGCAGAGGCAGATCAAGTAACCGATGACGCATCTTGGTCCAGGTATGTCATTTCTGCAGAGCAAGCGATTAGCCGGGAACACACAATGTGGCTAGCCCGGCGCGCACGCACGAGAATCCCAAGAAGGAGAACTCCGTGA
- a CDS encoding winged helix-turn-helix domain-containing protein, with the protein MTATGGPKPKAVQVADALREDIKRMKPGDKLPSQRELIDRFGFASQTIQNGLAALRAEGLIVSAGNLGNFVSDGASPSSDVRDDIKEIRSQLQALTERVAALEERSAPSGA; encoded by the coding sequence ATGACTGCCACAGGAGGGCCGAAGCCGAAAGCGGTGCAGGTCGCGGACGCGCTTCGCGAGGACATCAAGAGAATGAAGCCGGGGGACAAGCTCCCCTCGCAGCGCGAGTTGATCGACCGGTTCGGGTTCGCGAGCCAAACCATCCAGAACGGCTTGGCCGCACTGCGGGCCGAAGGGTTGATCGTTTCGGCCGGGAACCTCGGCAACTTCGTCAGCGACGGGGCTTCCCCCAGCAGCGACGTGCGCGACGACATCAAGGAAATCCGCTCCCAGCTTCAGGCGTTGACTGAACGGGTCGCAGCGCTCGAAGAACGCTCCGCCCCGAGTGGCGCGTGA
- a CDS encoding DUF2637 domain-containing protein — MTTTTPTLEAPPSEVPPLTRPEMGLAGVGALAAAGVGALGLISSFDAVSAAAARWGFGEPWMLPVGIDVAIPVFTVANLLLIRMDMALAWVRFVPWVLTLVTCGLNVAAGQGAWAKVAHGTMPLLWVVFSEIGAHIYAVRIGAATGRRMEKIRFSRWLLAFPSTFALWRRMTLWEITSYSEALAREKERQLARADLRERYGRKWRSKTPRRERVMLRMGDLAPATEQETATPPPVENPPAQPAESKPRPRRRPSAKGKGKAQRTFEEALAEARTVTAEWTEAELTADRLRTTLHVSQANARKLRDTLKGERVDGRALRAVDAPEGEESEAEAA; from the coding sequence ATGACCACCACGACCCCGACCCTAGAGGCGCCGCCGTCCGAGGTTCCGCCGCTGACCCGCCCGGAAATGGGGCTCGCCGGAGTCGGCGCGCTCGCCGCGGCCGGAGTCGGCGCGCTCGGTCTGATCTCCTCGTTCGACGCCGTGTCCGCGGCTGCGGCTCGCTGGGGTTTCGGCGAGCCGTGGATGCTGCCGGTCGGTATCGACGTGGCCATTCCGGTGTTCACCGTCGCCAACCTGCTGTTGATCCGGATGGATATGGCGCTCGCGTGGGTGCGGTTCGTGCCCTGGGTACTCACCCTGGTCACCTGTGGGCTGAACGTCGCCGCGGGACAGGGTGCGTGGGCGAAGGTCGCCCACGGCACCATGCCGCTGCTGTGGGTGGTGTTTTCCGAGATCGGCGCGCACATCTACGCCGTGCGGATCGGCGCGGCCACCGGCCGGCGTATGGAGAAGATCCGGTTCTCTCGTTGGCTGCTCGCCTTTCCCTCCACCTTCGCGCTGTGGCGCCGTATGACGTTGTGGGAGATCACCTCCTACTCGGAGGCGCTGGCGCGGGAGAAGGAGCGGCAGTTGGCCCGAGCGGACCTGCGCGAGCGCTACGGCCGCAAGTGGCGCTCGAAGACCCCGCGGCGCGAGCGCGTGATGCTGCGCATGGGCGACTTGGCCCCCGCCACCGAGCAGGAGACGGCCACCCCGCCTCCGGTGGAGAATCCGCCGGCACAACCGGCCGAGTCCAAGCCGCGCCCGCGCCGTCGGCCCTCCGCCAAGGGCAAGGGCAAGGCTCAGCGCACCTTCGAGGAGGCGCTGGCCGAGGCGCGCACGGTCACCGCGGAGTGGACCGAGGCGGAGCTGACCGCGGACCGTCTGCGCACCACGCTGCATGTCTCGCAGGCCAACGCCCGCAAGCTGCGCGACACCCTCAAGGGCGAGCGCGTGGACGGCCGCGCGCTGCGTGCTGTGGATGCCCCGGAGGGCGAGGAGTCTGAGGCTGAGGCCGCCTGA
- a CDS encoding RRQRL motif-containing zinc-binding protein: MPPAFGKCYDHSGSQYGIPTYPWRYAPDGLATRRQLRARGLRPGGQPVAAQVLRPRYRRGPLVAYLYRVDRAKPVRPMTPGKRAALAKAMRARRTCPVCRTEAGYVIPGSLGMCVPCAYPEEQRAA; encoded by the coding sequence ATGCCCCCGGCGTTCGGCAAGTGCTACGACCATTCCGGCAGCCAGTACGGCATCCCCACCTACCCGTGGCGCTACGCCCCCGACGGGCTCGCCACTCGTCGCCAACTGCGCGCCCGTGGCTTACGTCCGGGCGGTCAGCCGGTCGCGGCTCAGGTGCTGCGCCCGCGCTACCGGCGCGGCCCACTGGTCGCCTACCTCTACCGCGTCGACCGCGCCAAGCCGGTCCGCCCGATGACGCCGGGCAAGCGAGCCGCGCTCGCCAAGGCGATGCGCGCCCGCCGTACCTGCCCGGTGTGCCGGACGGAGGCCGGATACGTCATCCCCGGCTCGCTCGGCATGTGCGTGCCCTGCGCCTACCCCGAGGAACAGCGCGCCGCTTGA